ATGTGCGCAAGGAAAAAAAGAATGCCATTCGAACATATTACAATTTTCACATGACAAATGATACCCTTCGCACTCCATACTATGATGGCATCCTCCAGTAAAAGTCCACATATCATGCATAAAAAAGAATATAGGTTTACCCGTCTTTGCTAAATTTTCTATATTATTAATAGACAACAAACCTGAAACCCAATGAACATATATAACATCCGCTTCCTTTATCAAGGACATTGAAACAAGATCTCGTCCTATAGCAGGCAAAGGTGTATAAAAATAAACATTTTTTCTTATACGGAAAGTCTTTATCTTTTTAACTCCATAATCTACAATTTTTCCAAATATTCTTCCTCGCTTAGCTACATTTACATAAGCATTATCCTTTTTAAAAGATGGCATCAAATTTAAAACATAAGAATCCAATCCATAATTTCGCATGATTGTACTAAGTCGATACGCTGCATTTCCAGAAGGTGGCATTGACGCCTGTATATGTACTATCTTCATCATCCAAATATTATTTTAATTTCATCAATATCATTAAAAGATCATTTCTTGCCGATTTTACAAAATCGAATTTTGAGTATATAAAATCTATATGTATTTATATTATATTTATCACTATTTCTTTTGAAAATTCTCTATATATTTTTTTATCATATTTCGTTCTAAATGATTTAATCCTAATACATATATAAAAAAAACAGAAGAACATAAACTCAAAATCACAACTAAAACAAAAGAATAAAACGTTTGATTCAAACAATATCTACAATAAGAAGGTATAATAATTGCTACTGATGCTACCAACATTAATTTTAATACGCTCTCCTTTAAATACTCAAAAACACTTAAACCAATCATTGAGTTAACTAATATTACACGGACTATCATTGTAATAAATGCAACAATTATAGATAGGACCATTACAGATATAGGAGAACCACCACAAAATAACACCAAATATCCTAAAGGTAACATAGACAATAAACACGAAGAAGTAATCATTTGATATTTCTTTATCCTTCCAGTCGCATTAGCTGCAACCATTACAGAATTTGAAATAGAATCTATCCCAGTTGCAATAACAGACAATATAATAAACGAAGAAGTATATTCAGGAATATTATCTCCAAGCCATAATTTTAAAATATAATCTATTTCTAGGCATACAGGGAAACATACTATAAAAAGCAAATAGCCAGTGTACTTAGAACTAACACAGATTAATTTTCTCATATAATCCAAATTATTAGCAGCATAACTTTTAGTTATTTGTGGATTCAATGCCATTTGTAGATTAATAGAAAATTGATTTAGCGCATTTGTCACTTGTAAAGAAATTCCCCTAGCTGCATTAATTAATGGACCCAAAAAAACATTGAGAATAATATTAGTCCCTTGAACAAAGGAAATACCTGCAAAATTGCCCATAAGATTCCAACCTGCAAAAAAAAATAATTCTTTCATCCCTTGACCATCTTTTACAAAAGAATATTTATAGGCTTTGAAATTCCGTCTGCAATAAATACCATAAATCAATCTAACAACCCCTTGAACTATCAATAATAAAATAGCATATATAACTAATTTATCGCCTTCCCAATGGTACAAAAAGAAAACAACACCCAATTTTAACAATACTTCCAATATAGATATATATGCAAATGCTGACATCTTTTCATGTGCAACAATCAAAGCATTATAAGGCACACTCATTATCAATATTACAGTTGACACTACCGCACAGTGATAAACCCATAAAGTAGCTTCAAATCTATCTTGTGGAATAATGAGTTTATTATATAAAAACCATAGACCTATTGTTTCTGCAATAAGAACCAATATCAACGAAATTATGGCATGAGTTTGAAGGCTCAATGAAAAGATTCTTTTCACCCCCTTTTGATTATTCCTACCTAATTCAAAAATAAGAAATCTTTGTGTACTTGCAGTCATAGAAGAATTTAGAAATCCAAACATCCCTATAACTCCTCCTACAATATTATAAATGCCAAAATCCATCTCCCCCAATGAATCAAGAACTATTCGGCTCGTATATAAAGCCACCCCCATTACAAGAAACATTCTCACATATAGAAAAATAGTATTTTTCGTAAGACGTTTATTGGTATCAGATGTTATTTGTTTCATTATAAAAAGGTTATATATACTGGTACTGAAAGTAATATCTTTCAAGATCTTCACTGCTATACATAATTATAGAAATTTGTTCGTGGTGAAGATAGAACTTTAAGTCAATAACCATTTTTGACTACTTACATAAAATTCACTCATTCCCAAATTAATTCCATGCTAATACGCATTCTTCTCCCCTACAATCACATTCACCACCGTCTTATAAATGATATATATATCAAGCAGCATTGTCCAATGCTCCATATACCAAATATCAGCCTTCACACGTTCCTCCATCTGGGAAAGTTCCTTTGTTTCACCACGGAAACCATGCGTTTGAGCCCAACCTGTGACCCCGGGTTTTATAAAATGCCGCACCATATACTTATCAATCAAACGGGCATAAGTCTCCGTATGAGCCAACATATGAGGACGGGGACCAACTATTGACATATCGCCCTTAAAGACATTGATAAACTGGGGAAGTTCGTCAATATTAGAACGACGAAGGAAGTTTCCAAATTTTGTTTTACGGGGATCATCAGCCGTAGCCTGTTTGCTGTCGGCTTCATCGTTCACTCTCATCGAGCGGAATTTGTAACACACAAAATCCACACCGTTCAAACCGGTACGCATCTGCTTAAAGAATACAGGACCGGGAGAAGTCAACTTGATGATACTTCCAACGATGAGATAAACAAAAGGAAAAACTGTTACCAGAAAAAGACCGGAGAAAACAATATCGAACAGACGTTTCAAGATACGGTTCTCCATCTTACTCAAAGGCTCATAACGCAGATTCAATATAGGCATATTGCCAACCATACTGTGCCAGATACGATGGGGAAAACCTTTGCAGACATTGGGAACACCATGAAAATAAAGCAAGTGGTTCTCACAATAATTCATGATAGAGAAATTATAACGCCCCTCCTCCATCGACAGGGAGCAAAAAACATGCTTGATTCCCGGATGTGCAGACATAAAGTCTGAAAATCCGTCGGGATTACCCAGATAGGAACATTGCGAGGAAAGCTCCTCATTCGGGTTGATGTCAAAATAACCTACAACCTCATACAACGAGGATGCCAGGGAATTCTCCATCTCTTCATACAATACCTGCATGTTATTGCCACCTCCTATAAAGACGGCATAACGACGGTGCTTGCCCTTAACACAATAAGCTATCATAAATTCACGGATGATAATGCGGTAAATGCTTAAAATGACAAAGAGGAAGGCAAAATAAGCGACAAAGAAGAACGGAGAATAGATAGAGATTCCACTGAAGGTCATGATACATGCCCAAAAGATGAAAAACGCTATTATATTCTTCAACACACGCAACACTAGTTGGTCGGGACGAATCCCACGACTGTCCCAGACCTTCCCGCGGGAGCCGGAACAGGCAAGATAACAGAGGGTCAACGAAGTCACCATCCAGGAAACCCGGCAGGAAAAAGGCAAAGAAACAAAGGCTTCTTCCCAAAAGAAAAGGAGCAAGAATAAAACCAGGTTCAGGATGATCAGATCTCCTAAAACTGCAATAAATTCTATGAATTTATTGATTTGGCTAGTGGTTGATACCATATCATATAAATATTGATTTTAGGCACATGCTTCTTTGAACTTATTCAGAAAATCTTTGCCGAATAAATTCCAAGAGATAACAATACAAACTGATAGGAAAATAAAAGCT
The Bacteroides caecimuris DNA segment above includes these coding regions:
- a CDS encoding lipopolysaccharide biosynthesis protein, with translation MKQITSDTNKRLTKNTIFLYVRMFLVMGVALYTSRIVLDSLGEMDFGIYNIVGGVIGMFGFLNSSMTASTQRFLIFELGRNNQKGVKRIFSLSLQTHAIISLILVLIAETIGLWFLYNKLIIPQDRFEATLWVYHCAVVSTVILIMSVPYNALIVAHEKMSAFAYISILEVLLKLGVVFFLYHWEGDKLVIYAILLLIVQGVVRLIYGIYCRRNFKAYKYSFVKDGQGMKELFFFAGWNLMGNFAGISFVQGTNIILNVFLGPLINAARGISLQVTNALNQFSINLQMALNPQITKSYAANNLDYMRKLICVSSKYTGYLLFIVCFPVCLEIDYILKLWLGDNIPEYTSSFIILSVIATGIDSISNSVMVAANATGRIKKYQMITSSCLLSMLPLGYLVLFCGGSPISVMVLSIIVAFITMIVRVILVNSMIGLSVFEYLKESVLKLMLVASVAIIIPSYCRYCLNQTFYSFVLVVILSLCSSVFFIYVLGLNHLERNMIKKYIENFQKK
- a CDS encoding undecaprenyl-phosphate glucose phosphotransferase, encoding MVSTTSQINKFIEFIAVLGDLIILNLVLFLLLFFWEEAFVSLPFSCRVSWMVTSLTLCYLACSGSRGKVWDSRGIRPDQLVLRVLKNIIAFFIFWACIMTFSGISIYSPFFFVAYFAFLFVILSIYRIIIREFMIAYCVKGKHRRYAVFIGGGNNMQVLYEEMENSLASSLYEVVGYFDINPNEELSSQCSYLGNPDGFSDFMSAHPGIKHVFCSLSMEEGRYNFSIMNYCENHLLYFHGVPNVCKGFPHRIWHSMVGNMPILNLRYEPLSKMENRILKRLFDIVFSGLFLVTVFPFVYLIVGSIIKLTSPGPVFFKQMRTGLNGVDFVCYKFRSMRVNDEADSKQATADDPRKTKFGNFLRRSNIDELPQFINVFKGDMSIVGPRPHMLAHTETYARLIDKYMVRHFIKPGVTGWAQTHGFRGETKELSQMEERVKADIWYMEHWTMLLDIYIIYKTVVNVIVGEKNAY